The region TTTAAATACTCATTACAGGAATTGATCCTTATAAAAGGCAAATAGAATGAATGGCATACAAATGTAGCAATGAAAATGAATTAAGGTAGGTGGAGTAATGTTTTCAATTCCTTGGACCATTCCCACTGTCGTATGCATAATTAAAGTTGATCCTGTCTTGAAACATGGGGATGGTGTCGTGTCCTGTGATTTTGCTCTTCTCAATGGACGTGTTGAAACCGTTATCTCTGAACATCCCACTTTTCAGCATGTGTTCTGAAAACTTCCGATAACTGCCATTAAAAGTTGTCTGATGGGATAGGAAAAATGAAACAAAATCAGGTTCAGACAGATCAGTGCAAATagtcatgttttttattttatttttagattTCCATACGGTTTATGGCATCTTTCTTACAGGCATTTCATGAACGGTTGGTCTCTTGCTTCCATATATTTGGCTTGATGTCTGGTAGAATGGGTGGTTTTTCTTCGTACTGAAATAGACAAATATTATCTCAGTGCATTGATCATCAAAAGCAAACAACCTTTTTGGTGCATAACATTTATTAGCAAAATGGTTAAATGCAACTTTTTATTTCTCAATCTGTTTGTAacatattctagttttgggaacatataactgtattgagatcaaatgtttcatcgatgaggACATGTGCAGAATGTTGGCCAAAAACCATCTTGCATCATCTTCTCCGACTACCGACCACTGGgtttcctctcatcaccatatttggtggtgAGTGGAAATGCCAACTGGAAACTTcagatttatacatccggtgaaacatctggctcattgttctatctgtgacaGCGGTgattgtcagaccaggagacattcaGAAAATCTTCTCACTAAAACATCTGTAGCGTCCGACCGGTTTGGGCTACACCAGGTATTCTGGTTTTCCATGTATGAAAATGTTGTTcgatgcatttctatgggctaatagcagtaagaccaAATTCAATGttcaattaaatatatttttattttctacCCACAGGGGtccttaaaattctaaatcaaataggaaaatgatccttggtatgaccatctaaaaacaattccatatgttaactTAGCAGAAAACCCTCCAATATTACTTTctttagtaaaaaaaaatgtgctgCTGATAATACTGCTATAGTCATCAAGGAAAAGGCAGaggacatgtacagttgaagacagaagtttacatacaccttagccaaatacatttaaaatcagttattgacaattcctgacatttaatcctagtaaaaatgccctgtcttagatcagttaggatcaccactttattttaagaatgtgaaatgtcagaataatagagaacgatttatttcagcttgtatttcattcgtcacattcccagtgggtcagaagtttacatacactcaattcgtatttgctagcattgcctttaaatgggttaacttgggtcaaacgtttcaggtagccttccacaagcttcccacaaaaagttgggtgaattttgacccattcctcctgacagctggtgtaactgagtcaggtttgtagggctccttgctcgcacacgctttttcagttctgcccacaaattttctatgggattgtgttcagggctttgtgatggccactccaataccttgactgtgttgtccttaagccattttgcaacaactttggaagtatgcttggggtcattgtccatttggaagacccatttgcgaacaaaagctttaacttcctgactgacgtcttgagatgttgcttcaatatatccacataatttttctccctcatgatgccatctattttgtgaagtgcaccagtccctcctgcaccaaagcaaccccacaacatggtgctgccacctccgtgcttcacggttgggatggtgttcttcggcttgcaagccgccCCCTTTTTTCtcaaaacacaacgatggtcattatggccaaacggttctatttttgtttcatcagaccagaggacatttctcggaaacgtacgatctttgtccccatgtgcagttgcacaccgtagtctggctttttttatggtggttttggagctgtggcttcttccttgctgagtgacctttcaggttatgttgatataggactcgttttactgtgaatatagatacttttgtaccagtttcctctagcatcttcacaaggtcctttgctgttgttctgggattaatttgcacttttcacaccaaagtacgttcatctctaggagacggaacgtgtctccttcctgagtggtatgacagctgcgtggtcccatggtgtttatacttgcgtactattgcttgtacagatgaacgtggtaccttcaggcgtttggaaattgctcccaaggatgaaccagactgaggtcttggctgatttattttgattttcccatgatgtcaagcaaagaggcactgagtttgaaggtaggccttcaaatatatccactggtacacctccaattgactcacatgatgtcaattagcatatcagaagcttctgaagcaatggcataattttctggaattttccaagctgtttaaaggcacagtcaacttagtgtatgtaaacttctgacccactggaattgtgatacagtgaattataagttaaataatctgtctgtaaacaattattggaaagattacttgtatcatgcacaaagtagatgtcctaactgacttgccaaaactacagtttgttaacaagaaatttgtggagtggttgaaaaactaattttaatgattccaaccaaACTGTATGGAAACTTCTAACTTAAACTGTAGGTGTTGCACATGTATCTGATGCTCTCTGGCCAAAAGGAGTATGGCATGTCATATTCattttggccagacagcatcagatacgtgGGCTACATATAGTAAGCCAGAAGGGTGCTCTTTTGCTCACTTGGATGCTTTTTCTAATGAGATCGTTTCAAccacttgcgaattgaaggagagttggcgggtgcacagtgcactgttagAATTAGAATTATTTTGGATGAACGTGTGAAGGTAACCTACATTTTCAAGTGGTTTGTCATCAGATGAaaacatgactggttgtgttcatggcaCA is a window of Oncorhynchus kisutch isolate 150728-3 linkage group LG3, Okis_V2, whole genome shotgun sequence DNA encoding:
- the pierce1 gene encoding piercer of microtubule wall 2 protein gives rise to the protein MDSENYVETHPSDYNEAMKTSDVYKVDKNLPKRFNNPDCFQGYSTKKNHPFYQTSSQIYGSKRPTVHEMPTTFNGSYRKFSEHMLKSGMFRDNGFNTSIEKSKITGHDTIPMFQDRINFNYAYDSGNGPRN